Genomic window ([Empedobacter] haloabium):
GATGCATGTAAATGGTTCAAGGAATATATGACAATCGCGAACACTGCAGGGTGACACGGAGTTTACTCCTCAATCCGTGTGATTGAAAGCCCTAATTCGAATTGATTCGCAATCCAATCAGGTGCTTAGAACAGCGCTTCCTGCGGCGTCAGGGCACTGTCGAGCACCCTCTGCATCGCGGCGATCTTCTGCTGCACTTCCAGCAGCGACATGTCCGACAGGGGTCCCGCAGGCGCTTTCGCCGTCAGGAATTCCGCCGCCATCGACAGCGCCGCCATCACGGCGATGCGGTCGTTGCCCTTGACCTTGCCGGCGTCGCGGATGGTCGTCATTTTCTTGTCGAGCAGGCTGGCCGCTTCGCGCAGGGCACGTTCCTCGCCTTCCTTGCACATGAGGCGGTAGGCCTGGCCCATGATGTTCACGTCCACGGGCGTCATTGCGCTTCCTCTTTCACGGCTTCCTGGGCTTCCTCGGCGGGTGCCGGCGGGGTGATCTTGTCGAGCAACGCCGAGACGCGCTGGTGCGCCTCGCCCAGCCGGTGCTGGTAGCTGATGTTCTCGGCGACGAGCGCGGCGTTGGCCTGGCGCAGTTGTGCATTCTCGCGACGCAGGCTGTGCGTCAGCTCCGCCAACTGTTCGATCTTGTCAGCGAGTTCTTGGAAGTCGGAAATCATCCCGCCACTATAGGGCCGCACGAAAGCGTGGTCAACCGAATACACCCGGTTCTACACTTAATTACATCTTAATGACAATGATCGTGCTGGCAACCTTGCGGTACGTGGACAGGTCAGCTTGCCGCGCCCAGCGCCAGCAGCAGCATGGCGCCCGCCAGCACGCCCAGCGCCGCACCGGCGGCCACGTTGATGGCGACACGCACCCAGTTGGGCGCGTGCAGGTCCCTTGGGAATTTGGGGTGGTACATCACAGCCTCCGCTATAGGTCACTACAACATCGGACAAGAAAGTACAGTGTGCACCCCATTGTCCCTTTTGTCAAAACACAAACGCTGGGCTTGTTGACAGGTGCCGAAAGGCTGGCGCGGGCCAGTCGATACGAAAATGCAAGCACTTTGCAAGCAGTTGGAAGATGTGCAAGCGCGGGCCTTGAAATAGGTGGTAGCCATCCCTATAATTGTTGGCACTCGTTAGTCGAGAGTGCTAACAAAGATTTTGAACCTCACTGTACATAAGGAGTTTTGTATGAACCTTCGCCCTTTGCACGATCGCGTCATCGTCAAACGTCTGGACCAGGAAACCAAGACTGCTTCCGGCCTGATCATTCCTGATGCCGCCGCCGAAAAGCCGGATCAGGGTGAAGTGCTGGCAGTTGGCAATGGCAAGGTGTCCGACAGCGGTCAGCTGCGCGCACTGGAAGTCAAAGTCGGCGATCGCGTACTGTTCGGCAAGTACTCCGGCCAGGCTGTCAAGGTTGACGGCGAAGAGCTGCTGGTGATGCGCGAAGAAGACATCATGGCCATCGTCCAGAAGTAATCCGGCCACCGCACTGGCCCCCCTTAGAATTCAGGAGAACACAAACATGGCAGCTAAAGAAGTAATTTTCGGCGACGCAGCGCGCGCCAAGATGGTTGAAGGCGTCAACATCCTGGCCAACGCGGTCAAGGTCACCTTGGGCCCGAAAGGCCGCAACGTCGTGCTGGAGCGCTCGTTCGGCTCGCCGACCGTGACCAAGGACGGTGTCTCGGTCGCCAAGGAAATCGAACTGAAAGACAAGCTCATGAACATGGGCGCGCAGATGGTCAAGGAAGTCGCTTCGAAGACGTCCGACAACGCCGGTGACGGCACCACCACCGCGACCGTGCTGGCACAAGCCATCGTGCGCGAAGGCATGAAGTTCGTGGCCGCCGGCATGAACCCGATGGACCTGAAGCGCGGCATCGACAAGGCCGTCGCCGCCACCGTCGAAGAACTGAAGAAGATCGCCAAGCCATGCACGACGTCGAAGGAAATCGCCCAGGTTGGCGCGATCTCGGCGAACTCGGACGCATCGATCGGCGAGCGCATCGCTGAAGCG
Coding sequences:
- a CDS encoding cell division protein ZapA encodes the protein MTPVDVNIMGQAYRLMCKEGEERALREAASLLDKKMTTIRDAGKVKGNDRIAVMAALSMAAEFLTAKAPAGPLSDMSLLEVQQKIAAMQRVLDSALTPQEALF
- the groES gene encoding co-chaperone GroES; its protein translation is MNLRPLHDRVIVKRLDQETKTASGLIIPDAAAEKPDQGEVLAVGNGKVSDSGQLRALEVKVGDRVLFGKYSGQAVKVDGEELLVMREEDIMAIVQK